From a single Oxalobacter vibrioformis genomic region:
- a CDS encoding IS1182 family transposase — MLKTPTPQQHELEMVTLEELVPKDHLLRLIDRHIHFDFIREHTAHLYSADNGRPALDPVVLFKMLFIGYLFGIRSERQIEREIQVNVAYRWFLGLRLTDRVPDASTLSQNRRRRFAGTDIEQVIFDEIVEQCIRHGLIGGRVFYSDSTHLKASANKNRHERHLVEQKPVAYLAELNSAIEADRYSHGKNPLSDRDDEPPSQKEIKVSPADPDAGYLVRDGKPKGFYYLDHRTVDGKYALITDTHVTPGNVHDSVPYLKRLDRMQSRFGFEIQAVGLDAGYDTPHIAKGLIERGIYGVIGYRRPNHKAGYFYKRQYSYDPQGDCYLCPNGKLLPYRTTNRSGYREYASQQGQCTDCAFLMQCTQSRNQIKLITRHIWQGFKEQVHDNRLTAKGKAIYRRRQETVERSFADAKELHGHRYARYRGLSKVKGQALLAAACQNMKKMARLLEAASLAFLRHFPGRFGLVIGIFRPRGLNGKCDCYFNFVLISR, encoded by the coding sequence ATGCTAAAGACACCGACACCGCAGCAACACGAATTGGAGATGGTCACCCTTGAAGAACTGGTTCCCAAAGACCATCTATTAAGACTGATAGACCGCCACATCCATTTTGACTTTATCAGAGAGCACACCGCCCATCTTTACAGTGCGGACAATGGCAGGCCCGCCCTTGATCCCGTAGTTTTATTCAAGATGCTCTTCATTGGGTACCTATTCGGGATAAGATCAGAGCGCCAGATAGAGCGTGAGATTCAGGTTAACGTAGCCTACCGCTGGTTTTTAGGCTTACGCCTGACAGACCGTGTTCCAGACGCCAGCACCCTTTCCCAGAACCGCCGTCGTCGCTTTGCTGGCACAGACATAGAACAAGTCATTTTTGACGAGATTGTTGAGCAGTGCATCCGTCATGGATTAATAGGCGGTCGCGTTTTTTACAGTGACAGCACACACCTCAAAGCCTCGGCCAACAAGAACCGTCACGAACGTCACCTTGTTGAGCAAAAGCCCGTTGCCTACCTTGCAGAACTCAACAGCGCCATAGAAGCCGACCGTTATTCCCATGGCAAAAATCCCCTTTCAGACAGAGACGACGAACCGCCCTCACAAAAAGAAATCAAAGTCAGCCCGGCAGACCCTGATGCTGGCTACCTTGTTCGTGATGGCAAGCCCAAAGGTTTTTACTACCTGGACCACCGCACCGTTGACGGCAAGTACGCCCTGATCACAGACACCCATGTGACGCCGGGAAATGTCCATGACAGTGTTCCTTACCTGAAGCGTCTTGACAGGATGCAGTCACGTTTTGGATTTGAGATACAGGCCGTAGGCTTGGATGCAGGTTATGACACACCACACATAGCCAAGGGACTCATAGAGCGAGGCATATACGGCGTTATCGGTTACCGTCGTCCGAATCACAAGGCGGGCTACTTTTACAAGCGGCAGTACAGCTATGACCCTCAAGGAGACTGTTATCTCTGTCCCAATGGAAAGCTTTTACCTTACCGTACGACCAACCGTTCAGGGTACCGGGAATATGCCTCTCAACAAGGGCAATGTACGGACTGCGCCTTTCTTATGCAGTGTACCCAGAGCCGCAACCAGATAAAACTGATCACCCGGCATATTTGGCAGGGCTTCAAGGAACAGGTTCATGACAATCGCCTGACGGCAAAGGGCAAGGCGATTTACCGTCGGCGACAGGAAACGGTAGAGCGCAGTTTTGCGGATGCGAAAGAGTTGCACGGTCACCGTTATGCGCGTTACCGTGGTTTATCGAAAGTGAAGGGGCAGGCGCTTTTAGCGGCAGCGTGTCAGAACATGAAGAAGATGGCACGCCTGCTTGAGGCAGCAAGCCTTGCTTTTTTGCGCCATTTCCCGGGAAGATTCGGCCTTGTCATTGGGATATTTCGGCCAAGGGGGCTTAATGGAAAATGTGATTGCTATTTTAATTTTGTTTTGATCTCCCGATAA
- a CDS encoding IS5 family transposase (programmed frameshift), with the protein MRPAYRRHDISDQAWALLEPHLPGQPGQWGRIAKDNRTFINAVFWILRTGAPWRDLLPEYGKWGSVHQRFIRWRDKGIWERLLEILIDEPDFEWLLIDASHIKIHPHAAGARGGNQGMGRTKGGFNSKIHLAVDANGMPVRCLVTSGTVADCTQASRLMDGISPRHLVADRGYDSNAILDHAKSRNIIPVIPPKRNRKEKRSYDRQIYQKRHLVENVFLYLKRWRGIATRYAKNLATFAAAVQVRCIALWLNALTILK; encoded by the exons ATGAGACCAGCGTACAGACGCCACGACATATCCGACCAGGCCTGGGCTTTACTTGAGCCCCACCTTCCAGGACAGCCTGGTCAATGGGGCAGGATAGCCAAAGATAACCGCACCTTCATTAATGCTGTATTCTGGATATTACGCACAGGCGCCCCCTGGCGTGATCTTTTGCCGGAGTACGGAAAATGGGGGAGCGTTCACCAGCGCTTCATCCGCTGGCGCGACAAGGGCATATGGGAGCGCCTGCTGGAAATCCTGATAGATGAGCCTGATTTTGAATGGCTTCTGATAGATGCAAGTCACATCAAGATTCACCCGCACGCGGCGGGGGCAAGAGGAGGCAACCAGGGCATGGGGCGCACAAAAGGGGGCT TCAACTCAAAAATACATCTGGCCGTGGATGCGAATGGTATGCCGGTCAGATGTCTTGTCACATCGGGTACCGTTGCAGATTGTACGCAGGCTTCACGGTTAATGGATGGGATATCCCCTCGCCATCTGGTGGCGGATCGGGGTTATGATTCAAACGCCATTCTTGACCATGCAAAATCCCGCAACATCATACCCGTCATACCCCCGAAAAGAAATCGCAAGGAGAAAAGAAGCTACGATCGGCAGATTTATCAGAAGCGTCACCTGGTGGAAAATGTCTTTCTTTATCTCAAACGCTGGCGGGGTATTGCCACAAGATACGCAAAAAATCTCGCGACATTTGCTGCCGCTGTGCAGGTGCGCTGTATCGCCCTTTGGTTGAATGCGTTAACCATACTCAAGTAG
- a CDS encoding DUF4209 domain-containing protein — translation MLALDITLPVTPDHFSCDEIETLFRERTRYFSDSSIVFLVHSEKLAADNHPEQAKIFWLMAQVLMHPNKYRNTLQKKQLRKIYVPYEEIPDADLAFLESVVTQFTEPFLKAVTYDFLWNGYALRGRIFSEVVEFARQAVACYLAIPLNSETLEKQYLSFYEHVLYLSARLKLDEANRLARLELLSALNKSTGDVMGLPLWINALMLQYPPEIETGSRISRYFEVAQKLRELGRMQSEDEVGLNLSSDFFRNAAVWFKKLKNTEEEVKCKAEQFNCIVKLADKVVDRTNSTSATTGILSEALSCLGEIPKADRPRFGLNAAYEMIRRRYTEAEDSIFDDLAEISVPGMDISEVYAHTVRQISGKTLQEAILYFLSYPIPKAAEFEDAAIVSLMSTAEILFGTRRIGPTRNTLGIVPPYDSQNPTSERSLKAIHAKRLMHYENHLHSIVLAHIMPALEVLFLEHQLSEHDFRNLVMHSRFIPRDRLHAFARGLTAGYYSDFIGASSILIPQLENAVRLFLKVNRVDTRTYENGITMEKGLSAMLDDPSIERVFSPDILFNLKCLFGDTLGPNMRNNIAHGLLSDDELNSTFSAYSWWFILRLVYQGIIS, via the coding sequence ATGCTTGCATTGGACATAACTTTACCTGTGACACCCGATCACTTTTCATGTGATGAAATAGAGACGCTTTTTCGTGAGCGAACCCGTTATTTCAGTGATTCCTCAATCGTATTCCTGGTTCACAGTGAGAAGTTGGCTGCAGACAATCATCCAGAACAGGCAAAAATATTCTGGCTGATGGCCCAGGTACTCATGCACCCCAACAAGTACCGAAATACTCTGCAGAAAAAGCAGCTCAGAAAAATATACGTGCCTTATGAAGAGATTCCTGATGCTGACCTGGCATTTCTGGAATCTGTTGTCACTCAATTCACTGAGCCATTTCTTAAAGCAGTTACCTATGACTTCCTTTGGAATGGTTATGCACTGCGGGGAAGAATTTTTAGTGAAGTCGTTGAATTTGCCCGGCAAGCAGTGGCTTGTTATCTCGCTATTCCGCTAAACAGCGAAACTCTTGAAAAGCAGTACCTCTCTTTTTACGAGCATGTCCTTTACCTGTCAGCACGGTTGAAGTTGGATGAGGCGAATCGCCTAGCGCGTCTTGAGCTTTTATCGGCACTCAACAAGAGCACTGGCGATGTCATGGGCTTGCCATTATGGATTAATGCATTAATGCTTCAATATCCCCCGGAAATTGAAACTGGTTCACGTATTTCACGATACTTTGAAGTGGCACAGAAACTGCGCGAACTGGGACGGATGCAAAGTGAGGATGAGGTAGGTTTGAATCTTTCATCAGATTTTTTTCGGAATGCTGCCGTATGGTTTAAAAAATTAAAAAATACGGAAGAAGAAGTCAAATGTAAAGCCGAGCAGTTCAACTGCATTGTGAAACTGGCTGACAAAGTAGTCGATAGGACAAATAGCACTTCAGCTACGACTGGGATTCTAAGTGAAGCATTGTCATGCTTGGGCGAAATCCCCAAAGCTGATCGCCCACGATTTGGGCTGAATGCTGCTTATGAAATGATACGGAGACGCTATACTGAAGCTGAAGATTCAATTTTCGATGACCTGGCTGAGATCAGTGTTCCGGGCATGGACATTTCTGAAGTCTATGCGCATACCGTCAGACAAATTTCAGGGAAAACATTACAGGAAGCAATCCTTTATTTTCTGTCATACCCCATTCCCAAGGCCGCCGAATTTGAAGATGCAGCCATTGTGTCATTGATGAGTACAGCGGAAATATTATTCGGCACAAGAAGAATAGGACCTACGAGAAATACATTAGGAATAGTACCCCCTTATGATTCTCAGAATCCTACATCCGAACGCAGTCTCAAGGCCATCCATGCAAAGAGGTTGATGCATTACGAGAACCACCTGCATTCAATCGTATTAGCACATATCATGCCTGCGCTCGAAGTCCTGTTTTTGGAACATCAGCTCTCGGAACACGATTTCCGGAATCTTGTCATGCATTCAAGGTTTATACCCAGGGACCGGCTTCATGCGTTCGCAAGAGGACTAACGGCAGGATACTACTCAGATTTTATTGGCGCTTCTTCCATTCTCATCCCTCAACTCGAAAACGCGGTGCGGCTTTTTCTAAAGGTGAACAGGGTGGATACCAGAACATACGAAAACGGTATAACCATGGAAAAGGGATTAAGTGCAATGCTGGATGATCCCAGCATCGAACGAGTTTTTTCGCCTGATATCCTTTTTAATCTCAAATGTCTTTTTGGTGATACTCTTGGACCAAATATGCGAAATAACATCGCGCATGGTTTATTGAGTGACGATGAATTGAATTCTACTTTTTCTGCTTATTCGTGGTGGTTCATTCTCAGGCTTGTTTATCAAGGTATTATTTCTTGA
- a CDS encoding transposase, with amino-acid sequence MKRRRAEQLTDEQWALLEPLIPKSESHRTGRGRPEVHTDRDVLNGVLRVLRTGAA; translated from the coding sequence ATGAAAAGACGACGCGCAGAACAACTTACAGACGAACAATGGGCACTTCTGGAGCCTTTGATCCCGAAATCCGAGAGCCATCGTACCGGTCGAGGCCGTCCGGAAGTACACACAGACCGGGACGTATTGAACGGCGTTCTCCGGGTATTGCGAACAGGCGCTGCCTAG
- a CDS encoding helix-turn-helix transcriptional regulator encodes MKKNHKILRIKEVQAKLKIGRTLIYELDRQGILKKINLTPRCVGWLEEEVNAFLEHRIRERDSKGR; translated from the coding sequence ATGAAAAAAAATCACAAGATATTGCGTATAAAGGAGGTGCAGGCAAAGCTAAAAATCGGGCGTACGTTAATCTACGAACTGGACCGCCAGGGCATCCTCAAAAAGATCAACCTGACACCCCGGTGTGTCGGCTGGCTCGAAGAAGAAGTCAATGCATTCCTCGAACACAGGATACGCGAGCGTGACAGCAAAGGACGATAG
- a CDS encoding SOS response-associated peptidase family protein, with protein sequence MHTDEVFATNKAQVVKLSDTDRQPDEMAWGIPFYWKSGVNINAEAETVFEKRIFKDDVMLNRIAIPTTGFYEWGNRPRITQEGTLSLQGKWHPAHMVGRDFQTDGKRW encoded by the coding sequence ATCCACACAGACGAGGTTTTCGCGACAAACAAGGCACAGGTGGTGAAGCTCTCAGACACGGACAGGCAACCGGACGAGATGGCATGGGGCATCCCGTTCTACTGGAAATCGGGCGTAAATATCAACGCAGAGGCCGAAACGGTTTTTGAAAAGCGGATATTCAAGGACGATGTGATGCTGAACCGCATTGCGATCCCGACGACGGGCTTCTATGAGTGGGGAAACCGACCCCGAATCACGCAAGAAGGAACGCTATCACTCCAGGGAAAATGGCATCCCGCTCACATGGTTGGCCGGGATTTTCAAACAGACGGAAAAAGATGGTGA
- a CDS encoding tetratricopeptide repeat protein — protein MKTTSILSLLSVLVLSLLLSVSTVFAGGFEDGMALYEKEQYSQAFPLIEKEAKRGNAEAQRQLGKMYDLGQGINQDYKKAFEWYSKSAKNGNTRALYNLAILYDDGLGVKKNAVEAVRLYTLAGEQGVVEAQYNLGRTYHDGTDIPQDYKKAFYWYHMAAEQGDREAQFVVGALYRLGKGTGQDFEKARYWYEKSAAQGYDKGEYGIGVLYHKGLGVKTDLAEAAKWYKKAAAKGNVDSMVLLGAIYSTGGAGLKQSWDESFKWYSLAAESGDKRQAALSLGIIYLNGYDRDIDNEKAKYWLTVATENGVTKANYWLGLMHQYGFGYPKDINKARECYQKALDAGVKDAQKKLNELK, from the coding sequence ATGAAGACCACATCCATACTCTCCCTCCTTTCCGTCCTTGTCCTGTCCCTTCTGCTTTCTGTTAGCACAGTCTTTGCTGGTGGCTTTGAAGATGGCATGGCTCTCTATGAAAAAGAACAGTACAGCCAAGCGTTCCCGCTGATTGAAAAGGAAGCGAAGCGGGGTAATGCTGAAGCCCAGCGGCAGCTTGGCAAAATGTATGACCTGGGACAGGGCATCAATCAGGATTACAAAAAGGCTTTCGAGTGGTACAGCAAAAGTGCCAAAAATGGCAATACCCGGGCATTGTATAACCTGGCCATTCTTTATGATGATGGTCTTGGCGTAAAGAAAAACGCAGTTGAAGCGGTCAGACTATACACCCTTGCCGGTGAACAGGGAGTGGTAGAAGCCCAATATAACCTTGGGCGCACCTACCATGATGGCACAGACATCCCTCAGGATTATAAAAAGGCTTTTTACTGGTACCACATGGCAGCCGAGCAGGGAGACAGGGAAGCCCAGTTCGTGGTTGGTGCGCTGTACCGCCTGGGCAAAGGTACCGGCCAGGATTTTGAAAAGGCGCGTTACTGGTATGAAAAGTCCGCTGCGCAGGGGTATGACAAGGGTGAGTACGGGATCGGGGTCCTATACCATAAGGGCCTGGGGGTAAAAACCGACCTGGCGGAAGCTGCCAAGTGGTATAAAAAAGCGGCCGCCAAAGGCAATGTGGATTCGATGGTACTGCTAGGCGCAATCTATTCGACAGGCGGTGCCGGTCTGAAGCAAAGCTGGGATGAATCCTTCAAATGGTACAGCCTGGCGGCGGAGAGTGGCGACAAGCGCCAGGCTGCGTTAAGCCTTGGCATCATTTACCTGAACGGTTACGACAGGGATATCGACAATGAAAAGGCCAAATACTGGCTTACGGTAGCTACCGAAAACGGGGTGACAAAGGCAAATTACTGGCTGGGCCTGATGCACCAGTATGGCTTCGGTTATCCAAAAGATATCAATAAGGCGCGGGAGTGCTACCAAAAAGCGCTGGATGCTGGCGTGAAGGACGCGCAGAAAAAATTGAATGAGTTGAAATAA
- a CDS encoding DUF2806 domain-containing protein, translating into MSEDASNIVKLALNVTELANKASSGIGWLFDFFMGKEKAQRDAHAVLTMAQAQRDAESILAGESFLVVNEDGSQTIIENPARNLLSAKVTQEIENLLLCLKSAFQEMQGKQIDTKLGSVSETFLSRWRQEAQFISEEYVQEFWGKLLAAEVETPKSIGLRSLDILKTVDETEAILFDRLTKHVVNGDFVAMAEGQIDPVQGISQADLKLLEDAQLISHTVDITSDYQRNSLDSSQLYRTSMGNYGMGFVGPRGGLSFTVSV; encoded by the coding sequence ATGAGTGAGGATGCTTCGAATATCGTGAAACTGGCACTGAATGTGACAGAATTGGCGAACAAAGCCTCATCCGGCATCGGGTGGCTTTTTGACTTCTTCATGGGCAAGGAAAAGGCACAAAGAGATGCTCATGCTGTTCTAACCATGGCACAGGCCCAGAGGGACGCTGAGAGTATCCTTGCCGGGGAGTCCTTCCTGGTCGTAAATGAAGACGGAAGCCAGACCATCATTGAAAACCCTGCCAGAAATCTCTTGTCAGCCAAGGTGACGCAGGAAATCGAAAACCTTCTGTTGTGTCTGAAATCAGCTTTTCAGGAGATGCAGGGGAAACAAATAGATACCAAACTCGGATCAGTTTCAGAAACCTTTCTGTCCCGTTGGCGACAAGAGGCACAATTTATTTCTGAGGAGTATGTGCAGGAATTCTGGGGCAAGTTATTGGCCGCGGAAGTTGAAACCCCAAAGAGTATTGGCCTTAGGTCACTGGATATTCTCAAGACAGTGGATGAAACCGAGGCAATCTTATTCGACAGGCTTACGAAACATGTTGTCAATGGCGATTTTGTGGCGATGGCAGAAGGTCAGATTGATCCTGTGCAAGGAATCAGCCAAGCCGACCTGAAATTGCTGGAAGATGCTCAGTTGATTTCACACACCGTGGATATCACATCCGATTATCAGCGCAACAGCCTGGACAGCAGTCAGTTGTATCGTACGAGCATGGGTAATTATGGCATGGGCTTTGTAGGGCCGAGAGGGGGGTTGAGTTTTACGGTGTCCGTCTGA
- a CDS encoding tetratricopeptide repeat protein: MKTVKQILCGCLIFLAACSAFAGNKEEGKALYDQKKYTEALTLFLKADASRDAWVQNRLGVMYLRGKGVEKDPKVAFDWFQKSAAQNYPDAFSNLGRMYESGDYLGQDYSKALAYYEKGEQMGSSQAVINLGFIYDKGIGVKPDQKKSLDYYVKAAGMGNASALCNLGLKYMEGDGVQKNYESARKLFDTGSDHGNACCLNGLADLYSNGLGVKRDLPGAFKLYEKAAQIGSEDAQRNLAVAYEHGLGVKKNAVEAFRWYQEAAENGSPTAMERMARVYFHGQFGQKKDETKAKIWLERAEKQRYADRLPPPDAGNILIMRMFEEQ; this comes from the coding sequence ATGAAAACAGTAAAGCAAATACTTTGTGGCTGTCTCATCTTCCTTGCTGCATGCAGCGCTTTTGCGGGTAACAAGGAAGAGGGCAAAGCCCTGTACGACCAGAAGAAATATACCGAAGCATTAACACTTTTCCTCAAGGCAGATGCCTCCAGGGATGCTTGGGTGCAAAACCGTCTTGGCGTGATGTACCTTCGGGGCAAAGGGGTTGAAAAAGACCCCAAGGTGGCTTTTGACTGGTTTCAAAAGTCTGCCGCCCAGAACTATCCTGATGCGTTCAGCAATCTCGGCAGGATGTATGAAAGCGGGGATTATCTCGGACAGGATTACAGCAAAGCCCTTGCGTATTATGAAAAGGGAGAGCAGATGGGCTCGTCCCAGGCAGTGATTAATCTTGGTTTCATCTATGACAAGGGAATCGGCGTCAAACCCGATCAGAAGAAATCGCTCGACTATTATGTCAAGGCGGCAGGGATGGGCAATGCCTCTGCACTGTGCAATCTTGGCCTGAAGTATATGGAGGGCGACGGCGTACAGAAAAACTATGAAAGTGCAAGGAAACTCTTTGATACTGGATCAGATCATGGCAATGCCTGTTGTCTGAATGGCCTTGCTGACTTGTATTCCAATGGATTAGGGGTGAAGCGTGATCTTCCGGGGGCATTCAAGCTTTATGAGAAAGCGGCGCAAATAGGCAGTGAGGATGCGCAGCGCAATCTCGCAGTGGCTTACGAGCATGGTCTAGGTGTGAAGAAAAATGCCGTTGAGGCTTTCCGGTGGTATCAGGAAGCCGCTGAAAACGGCAGCCCAACCGCCATGGAGCGTATGGCGCGAGTCTATTTCCACGGCCAGTTTGGCCAGAAGAAAGATGAGACCAAAGCTAAAATATGGCTGGAAAGAGCGGAGAAACAACGGTACGCGGATCGTTTGCCTCCTCCCGATGCCGGCAATATCCTCATCATGCGCATGTTTGAGGAACAATAG
- a CDS encoding transposase: protein MLYRRHLHSGEKRGLKVGKTRRGKGTKLMVIADAHGFPLAVHTDSAWPHEVTLVEKTLDEVLTRGRVERLVGDRAYDSDPLDQRLAFRRVEMIAPHRKNRKRPATQDGRGMFPDMCGVFVHRLQRVYRVVLAAGDRFA, encoded by the coding sequence ATGCTTTATAGACGGCACCTTCACAGTGGCGAAAAAAGGGGGCTCAAAGTGGGAAAGACCAGGCGGGGCAAGGGTACGAAGCTCATGGTTATTGCAGACGCTCATGGTTTTCCACTCGCCGTGCACACGGATTCTGCTTGGCCACATGAAGTCACCCTTGTCGAAAAAACGCTCGATGAAGTTCTCACCCGTGGACGAGTTGAGCGACTTGTGGGGGATCGTGCCTATGATAGTGATCCGCTCGATCAAAGACTCGCTTTTCGCAGGGTCGAAATGATTGCGCCTCACAGGAAGAACCGCAAGCGCCCTGCCACCCAGGATGGCCGCGGGATGTTTCCTGATATGTGTGGTGTTTTTGTTCATCGGTTGCAGAGAGTCTACCGGGTTGTCCTGGCCGCAGGAGACCGCTTCGCCTGA
- a CDS encoding OmpA family protein — translation MPEEHVFHVDNSEAQPSTPQPEDRIVEKVIVLDAAARSSAADRAVPASFRTEEEMRRLRSLLLQDEIDKIRDLEHRLNDHTTKAHEVSDVIAEAVVMRSGKDAMLNKAFEPIVETSLKESLRKNPNDFINVFFPLIGSTIRRSISESFNSMLGSLSKSMELSLSLKGVQWRLEGWRTGKSFSEIVMLHTLVYRVDQVFLIHSETGLVLSHVVNEGVTSRDADMVSGMLTAIQDFARDCFNSEGDNSSLNSLKMDEYTIYLVQSPLAYLACVVRGTPPVDFLDRLNENLELSLAECTDFFADFKGDAAPFQVAKKYLNDCLSQKFVDDDKPVPVWAKWSSIGVACLFVLLLFAKWYHSYRMDNGVEILRKEPGLLVVDVKDNWGFSPWKVVCLQDELARPMEQILGENGYDPDDIDIHSIPFVSHEPEVIRMRVAKKILPPEGVEVGYKDGVLFLSGTADMNWILQARQTALATPGVLSVDTSELHDPRVAELTGLINAIETATVRFPIGSDTPIAGDQRAFNKVISDLVALDRLVKQMGLSVNLTIYGQADATGSDRRNYEISQARARSIASKLYAQQASISIVLYGIGADLSHGDGEKRTGGENLDKRKIDLKVRLVRMADADQLPVIKK, via the coding sequence ATGCCTGAGGAACATGTGTTCCATGTTGACAACTCTGAAGCCCAGCCATCCACTCCACAGCCTGAAGACAGGATTGTAGAAAAGGTTATTGTGCTTGATGCGGCTGCCCGTTCGTCTGCGGCGGACAGGGCTGTGCCTGCTTCTTTCCGCACAGAGGAGGAAATGCGGCGGCTTCGCTCGCTGCTGCTTCAGGATGAAATAGACAAGATCAGGGATCTTGAGCACCGGCTCAATGATCACACGACCAAGGCGCACGAGGTCAGCGATGTGATTGCCGAGGCGGTGGTGATGCGTTCCGGCAAGGATGCCATGCTCAACAAAGCTTTTGAGCCCATTGTGGAAACATCGCTCAAGGAATCCCTGAGAAAAAACCCCAACGATTTCATTAATGTTTTTTTTCCGCTGATCGGTTCGACGATCCGCCGCTCCATTTCAGAATCCTTTAATAGCATGCTGGGCAGCTTGAGCAAGAGCATGGAGCTGTCACTTTCGCTGAAAGGGGTTCAGTGGCGTTTGGAAGGGTGGCGTACGGGAAAATCATTCAGTGAAATCGTCATGCTTCACACCCTGGTATATAGGGTGGATCAGGTTTTCCTGATTCACAGTGAGACAGGGCTGGTTTTGTCCCATGTCGTCAATGAAGGGGTGACCAGCCGGGATGCCGATATGGTGTCAGGCATGCTCACCGCCATCCAGGATTTTGCCCGTGATTGCTTTAACAGCGAAGGGGATAACAGTTCGCTTAATTCCCTCAAGATGGATGAATACACCATTTATCTGGTGCAAAGCCCTCTGGCGTATCTGGCCTGCGTGGTACGGGGAACGCCGCCTGTTGATTTCCTTGATCGCCTGAATGAAAATCTGGAGCTGAGCCTGGCTGAATGCACGGATTTTTTTGCTGATTTTAAAGGGGATGCTGCACCGTTTCAGGTGGCCAAAAAATATCTGAATGACTGCCTGTCGCAAAAATTTGTTGATGATGACAAGCCTGTCCCGGTATGGGCAAAATGGTCGTCAATCGGTGTGGCCTGTCTTTTTGTCCTTCTTCTTTTTGCCAAGTGGTATCACTCCTACCGGATGGATAACGGGGTGGAAATCCTGCGCAAGGAGCCAGGGTTGCTTGTGGTGGATGTGAAGGATAACTGGGGCTTTTCCCCTTGGAAGGTGGTTTGCCTGCAAGATGAGCTGGCCCGCCCGATGGAACAGATTCTGGGTGAAAATGGTTATGACCCGGATGATATTGATATTCACAGCATTCCTTTTGTTTCTCATGAGCCGGAAGTTATCAGGATGCGGGTGGCCAAGAAAATCCTTCCTCCGGAAGGGGTTGAGGTGGGATACAAGGATGGCGTTCTCTTTTTATCCGGTACGGCGGATATGAACTGGATTCTCCAGGCAAGGCAGACAGCCCTTGCAACACCTGGCGTTCTCAGCGTGGATACGTCGGAGCTTCATGATCCCCGTGTTGCGGAACTTACCGGACTTATTAATGCCATTGAGACTGCTACGGTGCGTTTTCCCATCGGTAGTGATACCCCCATTGCCGGGGATCAGCGCGCTTTCAACAAGGTCATATCCGACCTGGTGGCGCTGGATCGCCTGGTAAAACAGATGGGGCTTTCTGTCAATCTGACCATATATGGCCAGGCAGATGCGACGGGTTCTGACAGGCGGAATTATGAAATCAGCCAGGCACGTGCAAGATCAATCGCATCGAAACTGTATGCGCAGCAGGCCAGTATTTCCATTGTGCTTTATGGTATTGGCGCTGATCTTTCACATGGGGATGGTGAAAAAAGGACTGGCGGGGAAAATCTCGATAAACGGAAAATTGATCTGAAGGTGCGCCTTGTCAGAATGGCGGATGCAGACCAGTTGCCGGTGATTAAAAAGTAA